AAATTAATACTTTACTAGGATACAAGTGAAGACCAATAGTTGTTGcagtttatgaaaaaattattcgcatcatatttttatttcgatttcCAATTCACTTATCCTTTTCAATTGTCCTTGAATACTTTAAGTCTCAATCTATCGGATGCTTCTGACTGTTCTGTTTTTTCCCAAAGACTCCAGAGAGCAAAACTTACGACAGCGACGTAACCAGCAAAGTTCCATCCAACTCCTCCACAATAGACGAGGAAGTTACGCTGTCTAACCGAAGTTGCGACAGTCGAGGTCTAGAATCGACAAGTGGGCCCATCGATTCCGAGCGCACCAGGATAATTAAAAACGAGTCGATGATAATATCATTGGAGAATGCTTTAGGAGTGAGTAATTAAATATCTACACTGCACGAAAAAATACTTTACTCGTTCCaaggtattttttattggacaAGAAAATTTCTTATAAAAAGATTTTACTGAATGCATTTTgcaaaattcctgtttcaaaaAGATCCTTGTAATAGTGGATCACTTTGTATTTGAGTACATCTGTCAATATTCATCCGTCAGTACTTTATCAGCTGATTTATAAACAAAGAACTAATTCTCAGGTGAAAAAAGCTGAAATCGCAGAATTAcgagaaaaaatgagaaacctGGTGGGAGAACTACGAGAGCGAGAGACCAAAAATAAGAATTTACAGGATCACCTGAGGGTAATAATACATTACAGGACCAGTGCCTTCGGCTGGGACGCTAACTCCATACGAGTAAAAAATCCCATGGCATAAGTCAGAAGCAATATTTTTCGTAATGATTTTCACTTTTACGACAAGAACTTTCCCAACACATGTAATGCGCGCGCAATTGTCATTTTCCACATGGCCTGCATAAAGACATTTATGACgcctagaatttttctttgacaCTCATGGGGAAAGTTTAATTTAACCgttgacaagaaaaaaaaaaattttacctcAACTGACGGGCATCATCGCaccctatttttcattataatgtgggaaaaattttctctttacacatggagcaaaaaattgtttaaaaattacgtctcTGTTCAGTAACCTGCCAGtcagaataataattaataaaaattacgaaatatttacgcattttttccgGACAAAGTagggaacgttcagtgaaaaaatgtggtcttctgtcatttttactgagtgacagattacgaaacaggcacataatttttaaacaatttttcgccCCGTACATCCAAGTAATTAAAACACTCCACTTAAACACAACTTTGAAAGTTTATGCAGACCCTGTGGGAAACAACCACTTTTTCAGAGACTAAAGAGCCGAcaaaagtgaattttttacaCAAATATTCAGttgtgacaaaaaaattattctttctgCTCATATTACCTGTTGATTCACGACAGAGTATGCAATCACAATTGGAGATGATGGCAGAGCGCAATTCAGCGATCGAAGAAtacaaaaaagtattttaccaatttattttttttcaaacacaaTTGATCACATCTTTATTGCTCTGACAATTCCTGCAACTCAAAGATAGCGAATGGGAAAAACTTGATCGATCAGTTGAAAACTAAGCTAGATGAAAAACGAGAGCAGTGCCTTGAAATGtcaaaggaaataaataaattgcgcCAGAGGCAAAACAACGACGAGGTGCGAGCCGAGAGAGACGATTTAAATGTAAGTGAATTCATGTTCttgtttttcttctctttgcACGAGAATAAAGAATTCTCGAGCCATTGATAATACCATATTTTTAACGAGTTCCTTGACAGCCCGTAAAATCTTCAaattatcaacttttttttattaattctcaAAGTTCAATGAAGATAAACACACCTTATTATTGCGTCTGACGTTGCAAGCAATGCCCTgcttatttattcaatttcttcGGTTTAGAATAAACTCCAAGAACTCCTACGATCACTGAAAAGCTTTGGAGTAGAACCAAGTGAAAAAGgactggaaaaaattttacgagAGAGAAAGGAATTGATAGAATCTGAAAATAACTGGCATCTGCAGTGTTTAGACCATGAAGAGGAAATTGGCAAATTATCTCACTTGATGGACCGGATGTGCAATCAACATCAAGAACGAGAGGTGAGCTCAACATTTCCCTCGAATCTTctcattttctcaatttccaaaattttatttctgcatTTTTCCCTACGCAACTAGAACGATTTGACGAAAACTATTGAAAATCTCAAAATGGAGTCGAGgaataagaataaaaaactGGATGAATACAAAGATAAAATGTCAACAATGTTGAAAACATTTGAAGAGAAAATCATCTACCAAAAATCACTGGCAGATCGAAATATAGAGGATGGAAATATTGACAGAGTATTGTCATTGTATCTGCAAAAATCGGTTGACaaattcactgaaatttcCGAGGCCTTCGAGTGTAATCAGAACATCTGGCTATGTAGAATAAAAAGGCAAATGTTAGTCTCTGACATTTATTGGCTTTGCATTGGCCCTCAGGTCTGCGATCCACTGAAGGGGATGGCCCTGGCCCTGGAACAAACGAAATCGAGCAACTGAAGAATGAACTTATGGAGCCAATGCAAGAACTCAAGGAGCAGATTGTCAAAAAAACCAACGAAGCGAATCTCTACCTCAATCGTTATGAAGACTGTCAGAGGATTATTGAGGTTCAGTCTGAAGAGTTGAAGCAGTTGCGGGGGACTCAACACAAGCTGGACGAGAGATCGTCGATCATTGAAGAGTTGAAGAAATCTCAGAGCAAAATGGAATTAAAGTAAAGAACGTGATGTtacctcattaattttttggcATTGCATGAAGTAGaagggttttttttaatatcatagGATATTCGTAGGTCAACCTGAGGGCTAGTGCCACCCTCTCAAAGGTTAAAGAGGACTATTGGCACTAGTATCCAGCCTCATTTTCCGTCACAAAACGCAAACAGTCAATACTCTGTACCATTTCCTAATTTTTCCAGATTCGTTGAACTTCACAAAGAGCACTACAACTTAACGAACACAATCGAAAACCTGACCAGTGAGCTGAGTCGAAAAAACGAGGAAATAATGAACCtcgagacggagagggactcTCTCTCCTGCAGACTCACTAGTTCTGGGATCGAATTAAAATCGAAAGACGATAAAATCAACTCTCTGAAACGTGAAAACTTGGAAATCGAGGGGAAGTTGAAAGAAGCCGAGGCGAATGCTGTGAAAATCCAATCGGAGATCAAAGTGCTCAAGCACGAGAGTGACATCATAAACCAGCTGTCATTCCTGCAGAAGGAAATCACCAAGTATGCAAAGGAGAAGAAAAGACTGGAAGAAAGTATTTTACATCTTCGAGAGGAGTTCAAGACCTGCCATAGCTCCAATCAAACCCTGGACGAGAGTCTTAgcgaaaaaataaaggagaaaGAGTCCCTCCAGAATAAGATCGCCGAGATGAAGGAGAATATCAGTAATTTGTCCAACGAATTGACCTTTAACAATTTTGATAGGAGAAATATTATGAGTTTGCCGCTGAAACTCTGCGAGAGCATTGAAGTGCTGAAGAAACGTCTTCAGAGCAGCTCTTCAGGGACTGAGCATTCGAGGCCGAGCAACGATCGCCTGGAGAACGATGTTGAAGAGTATCAGAGTCAGTTGTTCGGGAATTGCAACGACAGGACCACTATCAGAAAGagcgaaatttttttcaaccgaAATCTGCAACTGATGGAGGGAACTAAGAGTGGACTTCATCCTATTCATTTCAAGGGAGACGATGAGAGGGGAAAGAGCATTCATCAGGAAAATGAACAGCTGTCGTCAGGACCAACTGTGAGAGTTTTCCTGACTTATTCCAATTTTCCCATTCCCTAAGATCCACCTCAAAATTACCAAACTATTTTCAAAATCTCCGAAATCAAATCTTATTGATTGgtttttgtttcattaaaaaatggaacTATTATCATCACTTACAGTGGATGTTTTACAGGATGGAAAAATTGTCATGCAAGATACTCCACCAAAAACTGTCCAGGGAGATTACGAGAATTTGGAAAGAAATTACGGAGGGGTGAAGAGTGTCAAGGGATCAGAGGGCCACTATTACGTTCCTGTATCAGCAGACACAAAACCTTGGATTTCGGTAATTGCAATCATACAAATCATGACCTGCCTTTcatcattcaatttcattgaacaacGATAATGATGATAGTGGTGGTGATGAACGATAATTAATAACGATAGAATTATTTCGACGATTAGAATTTGATCGAGAAAAGTGTACCACAGAAATCTGAATTGTTCGTAAAGCCAGAGCCAGTGAGCAATGATCCTCCTAAAGTATCCGTCTTCAGGAATCCTCAAACGTTCTTCCGAGACATCAAGAGCCCAGTAACTATACAGTCATCTGGGCAATCTGATATGAGAGCTCCCTTCTACGACACCGCCTCCATGAATCAACggtatttatataaaatttaatatttattgaaaatcaatgaaatagtcaaaattgaattgaatcgaTGTACCTCATCGCTACTAAAGTGCGTTCAATTCACAGATACGGACAAGACGTTCAACTGCCTAGATACGAGTATCATATTAAATTACACGATGTACCTGCATCCAAAACCACAGTAAGTCTTTTTTCTGTAATCAAGAAATCAGAAACAAATTCAGATGAGAACGAAATTTACTAGAACGAAGAGCGGCCCTGAGCTGTTAGAAATCATTTCTCCATTGATATGAAATAATTCTATTCAGTTTCAGGTCGACACATCAAACAAGAATTTTATCAGAGCATGCAGTGCCCGCcggaaaaacaataattaatatgaCCTAGATATGGCCGGGATTTCGATAAATTTACTtcacatttataaaaaatacagttGATATAATCAAACTGATTTTGAGTTCTTTGAAtaccaatttatttatttcattgaaatgatAACGATGACGATCGATCGGTCATCGTTTAGCATCTATCCACGATTTccctattgatttatttacaatatttacaaGTTTAACCATTAAATTAAACCAAATTCACTACACAATAATCTGTCCTCCTGAGAGACTCTTCAATAAGTCCATCGAGGATCGAATAAAATTACGTAATACTGGatcataattatcattatataaaaaatatattttctcgggtaatattaattaacaatatttATCATCAAAAAAAGCCACATCTTGAATTCATCCCCAACagatggaaaatattatttgttgGAGCATTTCTTTCACGTTTTGCGACATAAACTCAATGCGAAAGCAGCATATTCAGTGGTAATTCTTCGCAATTCCCTTCTCATTCCTCATTCTTTTTCACTCTCGACGAAAAAAGGATAGCGAAGAGCCTGAGGCAAGTGTTCTCATTAAGGGATTGCACAACATCTGAGAAAAGTAATTCTAATAGTCCCGCAGGCTGTGTCTGGatcattcaaaataaaaatgatagtgAGACACGACAAATTGTCGGTAAATCaaaaggaatttttaattacaccCAGGCACTTCAACGATCTTGGATCGTCGATATCATGGTCCGTAATTCCCTTCATCACTATTCATCAAGAAGTTCTCCACTTTaggatggaaataaaaattgatcaagCAACGTTCCTGGTAAAAAACTCATCAGTGGAAAGAGGttcttttaatatttttttccagtaaaCTGACGAGTTTGAAGTTAATTCCTTACACTAGCTAGCTGGGCAATGATTGATCATTTTATAAATTGACCGATCAATCTCCATTTCCCCTTTGTACTAGAATACGTCAGGGTGTCGAACAGGTCCACAACAGGTGTCCAACAAATCAGCCATTAATTTTCCCTCTGAACACATGTCTTCCATTCCTCTTCCTGTGGAAAAATCCTACGATTCTTTTTCCTCACTGACTGCGCGTTTATGAACAAAAACGTCTCTATTATCACAAACCGTAAAGCTCTTCAGATCCGGCGTACTGCTGGTCTGAGAGATGATCTTTTTAGCCGAAGGAAGGGAGTCCACAGTTCTTCTCCTATTGACATGAGTGTCCAACGGTCGTTTCCACCTGATGCCCTTCTTCTTCCTGCTACTACCCACAGAGCCCTGTCGTCTCACCAGGAACTTCGGAGCAGCCCTCATTTTCGGCGAATCTCCGACGTTGCTGGTACTATCAAAGACCTCGTTAACCCCTGGTAGATGCTCCTGAGAGAATGCAGAGTTGAAGAAGCCCTGGGCCTCTTCAATGGGCTCCTCTTGGGACTCACTACGTACAGTTATGTAAGGTGGTGGGCTCTGGATCGATATAGAATGTGCATTTCCAGTTTCTCCATTTTCCTTTGTACTCGTATATGTCAGAGTACTTTCTTCAAGATTTGTGGCACTAGGCCAAGGTCGAATGTTCGGGTTAGCCTTCTGGACAAATGGAAAGAACCTTCTCCTCTCGACCTTGGGAGTCAACTTCACGGATTTCTTCTGGGCAGACGACACAGACTGTCCTTCAATCTCGTTAAACTCGTGGAGATCCAGTGGTATAACTGTCTCCGGGTAATTTCGGGAGACTTTCGAGGCTGAGGGATTACCGATGATCTGCCTGGAGCAAAGGAATTCACGTGATGACTTGTTGCAGGGAGTTAGAGCTACACTGAAGGGAAAATTGGACCTTCTAcgtgataaatttttctcagatTTTTCAGAGAACTTTTCTTTCCATATAGTttcatgaattgaaaaataatcctaCTTCCTATCCTATTTATGAAAGTACAGGCACATAAATTGAGTTAGCCATCAGCTAACTTGATAAGACTTGGTAAGACTTTTTCCTCATTGGTCAATGTTCTCCAAGCGGATTCAAAGAGGGCGAGCATTCGGTCTCATATTTTCCCTAGTTCGGAAGATGTATGAGATATTGAGCAATGATGCAGAGTATTGCAATAACTTTTATAATGAGTTTCTGTAATTTATGGAAGGGAAAGGACTCACCGCTTGCCATTGAGGGGACTATCGTTCGAATGTGTCGTCAGACTCGCGGTGGATGTTCTCGGGGTGGGGGTTTGCTGCTCGGACTCTTCCTCTTCGGTTATTTCTGGCAGGAACATTGTTTGCTTCTCCTCGGGAACCCTGGAAATAAAATTAGAGCGTTATGGTATGGGATCGTGATAAATGTGTCGACAGATCAATTATCAACCTCGAATTGGCAATggcgaattaatttattcaccagATTGATTattcgtgttttttttcttttcaattaaaaaaaaatagtgtatttttcttttgaaaaatctactgatattaatgataatcatattctgaattctattttttgtaCTACAAACTAAGGAAAAACTAATAATTCTCCTGTGGGataatttctacaaaaaaatgattagtaTCATCGAGGgaaattgatgattaatttgTTGTCCAGATTGTTCTTATGATTTATAACCAAGAAACATATTTTTAGTACTAACATCATATTGGCGACACTGCCACGATATGTTTTCCGTTTGTACGCAGCAGCGGCTTCAGTATAAGGCAGTATGAGGTCCTCCGAGTCCCAGTAAATATCTTTGACAAGGGGTGGACACCGATTCATCAGAGTATCAACACCCAGATATGAGACCTTCGTGTGTCTGTCAATGAGCCAATTCAACTCAAAGTCCTCATCGTCGTCGCCAAAGGGATTTATCAGTTGCTCTGCCACCTGATGTAATAACAAAGTGAAAGGATCATTAGAGGGGGATTAAGGGGTAGACGAGAAAGATCCAACTGCCAACTACCTTTAATAATCCCATgtagaagaaaaattgaagaatcgtGAAAATTGGTAGATACTGGTCGAGCTCCATTTGAAAGGGCTTCTTGTCTCCTTCTATGTATTGTCTCCCTATCAGAGCTACGACGAAAAAACTGTAGGTCGCCAGGGTGACTACTTGTGTGTACACTAGGGGAATCGATACCCAATCGTAACTCCAGAGAAGTCCACATTTTGAACGAAAATCGTTGAATTCCTGGGGAGAAATaatattcttcattattaatttcattcaaaaacattgtgattttttcataaaatcggtattttttgtccatattgACAAAAATTAAAGGTCTGTCTATAGCTCTGTTTAGtgcatgtcagtattttatagttttttccAGAACAGTGTCGGAATGTTTgcaatagttttaataaacagaaagaaagaaggaaaagaaagaaatgagagaaaaagggCCTTTTGTTGAATGGGTCCGGAGTGTGAGGAGTTCGGTCACTAAGagttagttcctctggagacatcataggagaaagatataccttctgcctgcgataataaaattttcgccaatcaaatttttagccaagttaattaaaatttatagccAAATAGTTTGATTTAGTAAAttcctatccataatccaatagtcCAAATGTtaaattttcctttcattgcagatttttttaatgagttctATGGTTTAGTTTGTATGGTCCCAACAGgacaatataattttataatttttggtgGTTTTCGGAATCAACGCTCGGTTCTTCCTCTTGACTCCGTCTGGTTTCCAGATGTAGCTCTGGAAAAATCCCCATTGGGGAAAAACCTCCAGTAAAAGTCCCGAGAGGACTTGTCCATTTTATATTCTCAGGGAAGACCCCATAGCAATAATCCccaacataaaaatatttagagaGTGAGGTTCATAGTCGGGGAAAACCCAAAATCAATTAACTAATCTCGATGTACCATACAGAGAGAAaagttcactaaaaattaccgaactaCAATAATTTTATGCAACACGATTACCGATCAATAcagcaattttttcataaaaaattctctccatgcagtttatcagtgaatttttctttgacaTTACCTCCATGATAATCTTAAGTCCCTGAGCATCTGGTAGTCTGTGTGTCCGTCGAGCCTCCTTGAGTAAATTGATAAACCACGTGCATGGTATCCAATAGGTATTAAACTCAACACTGGGCACCGATAGAAACAGTTCTAGCTCCAGCGCAGTCATAAATCCGGAATCAACGACGTGGTCTAGCGTTGGAAATCGACGTTTTACGGCTGAACTTATGGACCGGAGAACCAGTATCAGTGATAAGTTAAGGTACCGCATTAATGACCTACGCAGCATACGTCCATAATCGTCGTTACCCGTCAAGTACAGGGCGACACTGTGCATCACTCTTGAACAATGAGCTTTATCATTAAGAGTGAATAATGGTTATTATTTTCTCGTGCAGTTTATTCaaaatggagaatttttctcctATTTTTGGAAAAGAAACTCCAAGACTTGGAAAcatttttgcaaaattaaagtgatttttttcacgatttcacacgacaaaaaattctcttaaaCTTCTCCCAACTAATTATTATCAGCAATAATAATTGACAAagtgtattaaaaaattctgatactTTACAGAACAATTGCCACTTCAAACATTTTCTGCGAAAATCTTAAATCAAGTAACTTCTGCAAGAATTCAATTATCGATTATTCTCATAGAATATTCTTCATTCAACATTTATAATTAGAAATACGTAGTTAATCACCGGACTTTCGCAATGTATTCATGCAAAGActaatgaaaagaaattaagtgatgaaattattttaatagcTCCTGCAGAACCACTAAAATGAGGAGATAATTCTTGAAATTGCATTTCTCGTCAACACATATTTCTCAGCTTTGCGCAACTTAAAATCTCTTCTTTTCTGTACTACAATATTTACCAGCAGATGCATTcactcatttttcaattagacAGGTGTACCATTTGTTATTTCACGTGAAAGGTGGAGAAGATTGCTATCCCCTGCGCCTCTTCAAGGATTTTGTTCGATTAAATCTCCTCTTCAGCGTGGGGTAGAGATATCGCACAATCTTCGCGCAGAACATGCAATTCTCAGAAGGAGAACTCCAACGAAAATTGATGGTGACAATTTGATTAGGTGCAGCACGATCGAAGGAATGCATATATATACTTTCAACTTTTATCAGTTAATTGTTACAACGACTTAATGTGAACAAATGGTGATAGGACACGCTTACTTGTCTGGCCAGGGGATTGCCATGTATTGCTGCCACCATCGTGCCGCTACGTATGCAACGTAAAAACCAAGGACAAAGCTGAGAGGAATGAGGCTGATGAAGGTATCACAGTAAACCACTAGTAGTTCAAATGtcctgaaattaaaattaaaatctcaTGACAATCCTGGTGGCTGTCATACAAAACATCTTGTGAAAGGAATCATTTGCATGAATAAGTAACTGCTATTTTTTGATTCATCAAGCCATTAAAAAAGTAGTAAAAGCAATCATTAAGACCTTAACGTATTCCATCAAAGTTCAAGTAACTATAAAACTTGAGAAACTAATTTCCAGTTGATAACAAGCACAACAGGAGAGAATGATTTACCTCTTGTAAgtgtcattaaaaatatgaCGATAGATTGCAGAAATAGCCCCGAAGAGTACACAGAACAACAGCAATTCCCTGTAGATGAGTTTGTAAAGGGAGCCCCGCCACATAAACAGCAGTCGAGTGAATCCACCGCTGGTCGAGCTTGCGACCTCGTACTGATACGACACGGTCATATTTACTAATTGTTAGATTACTGTTTTCCATTGAGTCCCGATACAATGTCGCGTATCGATGTTTCATTGTCGAGTAATGGACGCGCAATTTCCATCTCATTATGATAGCGGCATTATCTTCAGTCGTCAATTAGATTATTGTTAAGTCGTTCGGCGATATTCGGAGGTTTTTGGAAAGTTGCATTTGTATCTGGAACAATAAGAACTAATACTGATTAATTAGGTTACATCGACTGCATCTTCATTTCGTAAATTATATctacagggagagaaaaattcttgaaaaattacgtgtctattccgtaatctgctaattaaaacaatattgggtaaaaattacggagcagTTACGGACCTTTTcggtgaactttcaggaaaaagtaggAAACGTTTAGCGAAAACCTGTGTAACTATTGCGTAATTTTCGCTGAATACTATTTTTACTGGTAGACGTGTTCAGGTAGGAATCGCCAAGCTTCAGCCTCGGGTCAACCGTGGGTTAAGCCCGGCTGACCAAGCTTTGGTAATCCTAGACTCCACCAGGTTTGGTATCTTAGTCACACCAGAGAAAGCTCAGGCTTGGATCCTTTCCTGATATCAAACCTGGGTACCAAGCTTGTGCCAAGCCTGGGAAAAGTCTGGTTCATTCAGCCTTGGTTCATAGCGTCTcgaccagtcctgggcccagGCTGACGAACTGGCtgacatttatttctttttaactaggcggcatgctgattttacttacacgtgaaaccaaagggtggcaatgtcctatggtattatgcctaattgttaaccccatattgttacacaagtgtaaagtaagttttcgaatgccacagggtatctggttcatttgtaatttatctggatatgttgagtactataaactgtttgaataaatcctagacattttttaatatatgagcCTGGAAGGGCGCTGGTTCGAAGGCCTGGACGAGCCTTAATAAGTTAGCTTGGGCCAGCCTTCGttaccaggcctggccccacgtCACATTCCAATGGTCATCCACTATTGATCCAGGCTTGGATGCCAAGCCTCATCCAAGCTTACCTAGTCTTGGCAATATCTTGGGTGAAGCCTGGGCCATTGgtgatttcctacctgggtggAAACTTTCCTTTGCAGACGAGATCAGAAATAGCATTCGCAGCTCGGGTGGAAAAACATGATTTCCGCCCTTGACGCACAATATACTATTTTCTCTCTACAGTGAGCAGAATATTCGCCATGTCTTTTATCTTGACAACTCCGGCCTGGGCGCGCAACTTCCGTTGAATTTCTCGTGACCAGAAAATTGCGCTAACGAGAACCGAAATGCTCGCTCATCACGAAACGTCGACTAATAGAAACCACGGAGTGGTTTTTCCTGTATGTTACTTTATCTCAATCCTTTTCCTCGTCAAGATACTCGCAAAATCATGAGCACATGACTTTTGGACTCAATTCCTAGTTCCAGAAATGCATTTCGCTATTGTGAGGTTTCTTTTTTCCTCCCTATTCTCTCCTCCGAGGCTTATcgctaaaaaaaaagaacatggGGTTTTCATACCCGAGACCATTGTCGAGTTTACGAGTTTATACGGATTGTTTTAATCCTATATATCCAGTGCCATATTGTTCTCGTCATGGATTTTCAATTCACAGTATATGTGGACATTCGCAGTGGATGAATGTCACAGTGTTACTTTATCCAGGGCGGGTACGATGCAccttaaatattttatgttaATTGTGAGGAAAGACTAATCAAAAAGTGAGGTACAACAAAACTGTTCTATTCTAGTTATACACGTAAATAATGAGTCCACTAATTAATTATCTGTGTGTTTCATTTGTCTTAGGATCATATGGATGATTTCGTGGATGGTTCAGGAACTGTCCAGTTGAGTGGAATATTTCCTACAAATTTGTTTATAATCTTCTGtgttattcattttcaatcaaaaaagCTTAACCAACATTCAATAAGTAATTACAATTCGTCTGCTGTTCATTTTGAGAAATGCTtattaattgaagaaatttggacgaaagaaaaattcccagtgtacgatattttttctaatcaAAGAATTTATTACTCCGCAGAACAGTCATTATTTATCGCCCATTTTTTACCTGAAAATTAGTTATGAAACACagagaaatttaaatattaaaatgacAGAAGCTATTTCCTCACCGAGGATATATTTTTACTTTGCGAAGGGTTTTCTTTCTTAATGatgaatttacaaaaaactaagaaaaaattgatgaattaattaattatctaatttCCCAAGTGATTATTCTTTTCAATATGATAATTTGAACTTttgattcaatttaatttatcaaatgcGCAAGATTCATCTAAAATTCCGAATGCACAAGCTTTCAAATGTTTCCGGAAATAGCTGAAGGCCTGAAATGGTAATTTGGCGAATGCATCGAAGTACAAATTTCCCGTCATTCAAATCAGCCAAATTCCCA
This DNA window, taken from Diachasmimorpha longicaudata isolate KC_UGA_2023 chromosome 8, iyDiaLong2, whole genome shotgun sequence, encodes the following:
- the LOC135165180 gene encoding bestrophin-4-like isoform X1, with the translated sequence MTVSYQYEVASSTSGGFTRLLFMWRGSLYKLIYRELLLFCVLFGAISAIYRHIFNDTYKRTFELLVVYCDTFISLIPLSFVLGFYVAYVAARWWQQYMAIPWPDKVMHSVALYLTGNDDYGRMLRRSLMRYLNLSLILVLRSISSAVKRRFPTLDHVVDSGFMTALELELFLSVPSVEFNTYWIPCTWFINLLKEARRTHRLPDAQGLKIIMEEFNDFRSKCGLLWSYDWVSIPLVYTQVVTLATYSFFVVALIGRQYIEGDKKPFQMELDQYLPIFTILQFFFYMGLLKVAEQLINPFGDDDEDFELNWLIDRHTKVSYLGVDTLMNRCPPLVKDIYWDSEDLILPYTEAAAAYKRKTYRGSVANMMVPEEKQTMFLPEITEEEESEQQTPTPRTSTASLTTHSNDSPLNGKRQIIGNPSASKVSRNYPETVIPLDLHEFNEIEGQSVSSAQKKSVKLTPKVERRRFFPFVQKANPNIRPWPSATNLEESTLTYTSTKENGETGNAHSISIQSPPPYITVRSESQEEPIEEAQGFFNSAFSQEHLPGVNEVFDSTSNVGDSPKMRAAPKFLVRRQGSVGSSRKKKGIRWKRPLDTHVNRRRTVDSLPSAKKIISQTSSTPDLKSFTVCDNRDVFVHKRAVSEEKES
- the LOC135165180 gene encoding bestrophin-4-like isoform X2, which encodes MHSVALYLTGNDDYGRMLRRSLMRYLNLSLILVLRSISSAVKRRFPTLDHVVDSGFMTALELELFLSVPSVEFNTYWIPCTWFINLLKEARRTHRLPDAQGLKIIMEEFNDFRSKCGLLWSYDWVSIPLVYTQVVTLATYSFFVVALIGRQYIEGDKKPFQMELDQYLPIFTILQFFFYMGLLKVAEQLINPFGDDDEDFELNWLIDRHTKVSYLGVDTLMNRCPPLVKDIYWDSEDLILPYTEAAAAYKRKTYRGSVANMMVPEEKQTMFLPEITEEEESEQQTPTPRTSTASLTTHSNDSPLNGKRQIIGNPSASKVSRNYPETVIPLDLHEFNEIEGQSVSSAQKKSVKLTPKVERRRFFPFVQKANPNIRPWPSATNLEESTLTYTSTKENGETGNAHSISIQSPPPYITVRSESQEEPIEEAQGFFNSAFSQEHLPGVNEVFDSTSNVGDSPKMRAAPKFLVRRQGSVGSSRKKKGIRWKRPLDTHVNRRRTVDSLPSAKKIISQTSSTPDLKSFTVCDNRDVFVHKRAVSEEKES